A region from the Treponema pallidum subsp. pallidum str. Nichols genome encodes:
- a CDS encoding folylpolyglutamate synthase/dihydrofolate synthase family protein has translation MSDLSNVHQFSFPARIAASSVPHIIVRPSAHGVSHIPVHSFQDFYAWVERIRTLEKMPPSGTPPLHRMTALARALCNPHNAYQSIHVAGTKGKGSSARMLAAILNEIGFNTGLYASPHVMDPRERITRAGVFFSPAEYASACTHVYHTVKKTENLRDYGQATWFELITLLAFMLFAQQRMEWSVFEVGLGGRLDATNIICPSICLLLPIEQEHTRILGTRIKSIAKEKGGIIKPYTPIFCFDQPEDALHVFKHIAREKHAPFFYLPDMVTHIESSIKHFTHTATLSFNAAHPVGRLFARNIHCTLALCDIVQAKNAALAACAAKYLFPTVSETLIERGLSRAYVPARFEIMQEDPLIVIDGAHTTQSIRCACRTFSSLLPSAQYILLFACAADKAVSQFPPLFSHAASEIFLTIPGTSKHADIQKTYHAFRTTFHQTVPIFWSEDFASIISRALYASFAQRKALLAIGSFYLAAEVKRIYARTCHTLPNR, from the coding sequence ATGTCAGACCTTAGCAATGTACATCAGTTCTCTTTCCCGGCAAGGATTGCTGCCTCTTCCGTACCGCATATTATAGTGCGACCGAGCGCACACGGAGTTTCACATATACCGGTGCATTCTTTTCAAGATTTTTACGCCTGGGTTGAGCGCATTCGCACGCTTGAGAAAATGCCCCCAAGCGGCACACCACCTCTGCACAGGATGACTGCACTTGCACGCGCGCTTTGTAATCCACACAACGCATATCAGAGCATCCATGTTGCGGGCACGAAGGGAAAAGGTTCCAGCGCACGTATGCTTGCAGCGATACTCAATGAAATTGGATTCAACACCGGGCTATACGCTTCTCCTCACGTTATGGATCCGAGAGAGAGAATAACACGCGCGGGTGTGTTTTTTTCACCTGCCGAGTATGCAAGCGCGTGCACACACGTATACCACACGGTGAAAAAAACAGAGAATCTGCGCGACTACGGCCAGGCGACGTGGTTTGAGCTTATAACGCTACTGGCGTTCATGCTATTTGCACAACAACGCATGGAATGGTCCGTTTTTGAAGTAGGACTTGGAGGAAGACTAGATGCAACAAACATCATTTGTCCTAGTATCTGTCTCCTTCTCCCCATAGAACAAGAACACACGCGCATATTAGGAACACGTATAAAAAGTATTGCAAAAGAAAAGGGCGGCATTATCAAACCCTATACGCCTATTTTTTGTTTTGATCAGCCAGAAGATGCATTGCACGTTTTTAAACATATCGCGCGAGAAAAACATGCTCCCTTCTTTTACTTACCAGATATGGTCACACATATTGAAAGTTCAATAAAACACTTCACACACACTGCAACTCTCAGTTTTAACGCCGCGCATCCTGTTGGCAGATTATTCGCTCGAAATATACACTGCACACTCGCGTTATGCGATATTGTTCAGGCAAAAAATGCAGCACTGGCTGCGTGCGCGGCAAAATATTTATTTCCTACCGTGAGCGAAACGTTAATCGAGCGGGGACTGTCCCGTGCATACGTGCCAGCACGCTTTGAAATTATGCAGGAAGATCCACTCATAGTGATTGACGGTGCGCACACTACGCAGAGTATACGGTGCGCATGTCGTACGTTCTCTTCTTTACTACCTTCTGCACAATACATTTTACTCTTTGCGTGCGCGGCGGACAAAGCAGTGTCCCAGTTCCCCCCTCTTTTTTCACATGCCGCCAGCGAAATTTTTTTAACCATACCGGGCACATCTAAACATGCAGATATACAAAAAACATACCACGCGTTTCGTACGACATTTCACCAAACAGTCCCAATTTTTTGGAGCGAAGACTTTGCGTCAATTATTTCCCGTGCACTGTATGCCAGTTTTGCGCAACGTAAAGCGCTCCTTGCCATCGGTTCTTTCTATTTAGCTGCTGAAGTAAAACGCATATACGCACGCACCTGCCACACCCTACCTAACCGATAA
- the murC gene encoding UDP-N-acetylmuramate--L-alanine ligase, with protein sequence MKRGTLPKDVSGIKIHMIGIKGTGMSALAELLCARGARVSGSDVADVFYTDRILARLGVPVRTPFSCQNLADAPDVVIHSAAYVPEENDELAEAYRRGIPTLTYPEALGDISCARFSCGIAGVHGKTTTTAMIAQMVKELRLDASVLVGSAVSGNNDSCVVLNGDTFFIAETCEYRRHFLHFHPQKIVLTSVEHDHQDYYSSYEDILAAYFHYIDRLPQFGELFYCVDDQGVREVVQLAFFSRPDLVYVPYGERAWGDYGVSIHGVQDRKISFSLRGFAGEFYVALPGEHSVLNATGALALALSLVKKQYGEVTVEHLTALRKVLALFQGCRRRSEVLGEVRGILFMDDYGHHPTAIKKTLRGLKTFFPERRIVVDFMSHTYSRTAALLTEFAESFQDADVVILHEIYASAREVYQGEVNGEHLFELTKRKHRRVYYYEAVMQAVPFLQAELKEGDLFVTLGAGDNCKLGEVLFNYFKEEV encoded by the coding sequence ATGAAGCGGGGGACTCTACCAAAAGATGTGTCAGGTATCAAGATTCACATGATTGGTATCAAGGGCACTGGCATGTCTGCGCTTGCAGAGCTACTGTGTGCACGGGGTGCCCGTGTGTCAGGTAGTGATGTTGCAGATGTGTTTTACACGGATAGGATTCTCGCCCGTTTGGGTGTTCCCGTGCGTACTCCCTTTTCTTGCCAGAACCTTGCTGACGCTCCCGATGTGGTTATCCACTCTGCAGCCTATGTGCCTGAAGAAAACGACGAGTTGGCAGAGGCGTACCGGCGGGGTATTCCTACCCTTACCTACCCAGAAGCGCTGGGGGACATTTCCTGTGCGCGGTTTTCGTGTGGTATTGCAGGTGTTCATGGAAAGACGACCACGACCGCGATGATTGCTCAAATGGTAAAGGAGCTGCGCCTTGATGCGTCCGTCCTTGTGGGGAGCGCTGTTTCGGGAAACAATGATTCTTGTGTGGTTCTTAACGGAGATACCTTTTTTATCGCAGAAACGTGCGAGTACCGTCGGCATTTCCTGCATTTTCATCCTCAAAAGATTGTCCTCACCAGTGTTGAGCACGATCACCAGGATTATTACTCCTCGTACGAGGATATACTCGCGGCATACTTTCATTACATAGATAGGCTTCCTCAATTTGGTGAGTTATTTTATTGCGTGGATGACCAGGGCGTGCGGGAGGTAGTGCAGCTTGCGTTTTTCAGTAGACCGGACCTGGTGTATGTTCCTTATGGGGAACGTGCGTGGGGCGATTATGGGGTCAGTATTCACGGTGTTCAAGACCGGAAGATAAGCTTCTCATTGCGGGGTTTTGCAGGTGAGTTTTATGTTGCGCTCCCCGGTGAGCATAGTGTTTTGAATGCAACCGGTGCGCTCGCATTAGCACTGAGTTTAGTGAAGAAGCAGTATGGAGAGGTTACCGTTGAGCACCTCACCGCTCTGCGGAAGGTACTCGCTCTTTTTCAGGGATGCCGGCGAAGGAGTGAAGTTCTTGGGGAAGTGCGCGGTATTTTGTTCATGGACGATTATGGACATCATCCGACTGCAATTAAAAAGACGCTCCGCGGGTTAAAAACGTTCTTTCCGGAAAGAAGAATTGTCGTCGATTTTATGTCCCATACATATTCGCGTACCGCAGCCCTCCTCACCGAATTTGCTGAGTCTTTTCAGGATGCGGATGTAGTTATTTTGCATGAGATTTACGCCTCTGCTCGGGAAGTGTATCAGGGCGAGGTGAACGGTGAACATCTTTTTGAATTAACTAAACGGAAGCACCGGCGGGTGTATTATTACGAGGCTGTCATGCAGGCAGTGCCTTTTTTGCAGGCTGAATTGAAAGAGGGCGACCTGTTCGTTACGCTCGGCGCTGGAGACAATTGCAAATTGGGTGAGGTGTTGTTCAATTATTTTAAAGAGGAGGTGTAA
- the cmk gene encoding (d)CMP kinase produces the protein MSNRCDVSGNKAVRIAVSGASGCGNTTVSALLAERLGLPLVNYTFRNIARELGISLSEVLERARTDNHFDKAVDARQLCLAMRSSCVVGSRLAIWLVKDAALKVYLLASLKERVKRVLQREGGDVQDVERFTSMRDAEDMSRYKKLYRIDNTNYSFADLVLNTEGCDQETVVSIIIEMLRARGIAW, from the coding sequence GTGAGTAATCGGTGCGATGTGTCTGGAAATAAGGCGGTACGCATAGCAGTTTCAGGCGCGTCAGGGTGTGGTAATACCACCGTGTCTGCATTGCTTGCGGAAAGACTGGGACTTCCCCTAGTGAATTATACGTTTAGGAATATTGCCCGGGAGTTGGGTATCTCTCTTAGTGAGGTGCTCGAGCGTGCGCGGACGGATAATCATTTTGATAAAGCAGTTGATGCGCGGCAGCTCTGTCTTGCGATGCGTTCTTCCTGCGTGGTAGGGTCGCGCCTGGCCATTTGGTTGGTGAAAGATGCCGCGCTGAAGGTATATCTTTTGGCTTCATTAAAAGAGCGGGTGAAACGTGTTCTCCAAAGGGAGGGAGGGGACGTACAGGATGTTGAGCGATTCACGTCTATGCGTGACGCTGAAGATATGAGTCGCTACAAAAAGTTGTATCGTATTGATAACACGAATTACAGTTTTGCAGATCTTGTTCTAAACACAGAAGGGTGCGATCAAGAAACAGTGGTGAGTATTATTATTGAAATGTTACGCGCTAGAGGGATAGCTTGGTAG